From the Saccharobesus litoralis genome, one window contains:
- a CDS encoding ABC transporter ATP-binding protein, which yields MIELNNVTKYYTTKLGKKYVLRDVTFTIPEGRDVAILGRNGAGKSTLLRLLGGIDFPSKGTITSNKRISWPLALASGFQGSMTGRENVEFVCRVYGNRQIAKTSAFVKEFSEIGDYFELPIKTYSSGMKSRIAFALSMAFDFELYLIDEITSVGDASFRKKCIESMAEKRKTANVIMVAHDMNTLRAQCNMSIVLDNRELTLYDDVNQGIESYQAKLSK from the coding sequence GTGATTGAGTTAAATAATGTAACTAAGTATTACACCACTAAACTAGGTAAAAAATATGTACTGCGCGATGTCACTTTTACTATACCGGAAGGGCGCGACGTTGCTATTTTGGGGCGTAATGGCGCAGGTAAATCAACATTATTGCGTTTGTTAGGCGGTATCGACTTTCCGAGCAAAGGTACAATTACCAGTAACAAGCGTATCTCGTGGCCTTTAGCGTTAGCGTCTGGTTTTCAAGGTAGTATGACTGGCCGAGAAAATGTTGAGTTTGTGTGTCGTGTGTATGGTAATCGGCAAATTGCCAAAACCAGTGCTTTTGTTAAAGAGTTTTCTGAGATCGGTGATTATTTTGAACTGCCGATTAAAACCTACTCATCGGGCATGAAATCGCGTATTGCTTTTGCACTAAGCATGGCGTTTGATTTTGAGTTGTATTTAATCGATGAAATCACCTCTGTTGGCGATGCCTCTTTTCGCAAAAAATGCATTGAGTCCATGGCTGAAAAGCGTAAAACCGCTAACGTTATTATGGTCGCGCATGACATGAATACATTACGTGCGCAATGCAACATGAGTATTGTTTTGGATAACCGTGAACTAACTTTGTACGATGATGTCAATCAAGGTATTGAAAGTTATCAAGCTAAGCTTTCAAAGTAG
- a CDS encoding ABC transporter permease — MFITGETSKKRSAIVVLKDVILALLIREVKTRFGAYRIGFIWALLEPIAHVLMFSVIFGARAREGFGGVETPIFIFTGIVPFLLFQNLFNRCKSAASANKGLFHYRYVKPFAAFIARIILEVMIFVFVACSLLALFWWAGYQVAIEDVLKCFVIILTLVVFASSLGVIAAFLTEFFPESDKVLGIIMKPMLFVSGVFYTLDMIPQQYHVYLIWNPILHAIELFRDAFIDGFESSYVSYPFVFMCAMTSLFIALRLYRSHWTRMVAS; from the coding sequence TTGTTTATAACAGGTGAAACTAGCAAAAAGCGCTCAGCCATTGTTGTATTAAAAGATGTCATTCTTGCGCTGCTTATTCGTGAAGTGAAAACTCGCTTTGGTGCGTATCGCATTGGCTTTATCTGGGCATTGCTTGAGCCTATTGCCCACGTGCTGATGTTTTCTGTGATTTTTGGTGCGCGCGCGCGTGAAGGCTTTGGTGGTGTAGAAACCCCAATTTTTATATTTACCGGTATCGTACCTTTTTTGCTGTTCCAAAATTTATTCAACCGTTGTAAATCTGCCGCATCGGCCAATAAAGGTTTATTTCATTACCGATACGTTAAGCCTTTTGCTGCGTTTATTGCGCGTATTATTCTTGAAGTGATGATTTTTGTTTTTGTGGCTTGTAGTTTATTGGCCTTATTTTGGTGGGCTGGTTATCAAGTCGCGATTGAAGACGTGTTAAAGTGCTTTGTTATTATTCTAACCTTAGTGGTGTTTGCCAGTTCCTTAGGTGTTATAGCCGCCTTTTTAACCGAATTTTTTCCTGAGTCAGATAAAGTACTGGGTATTATTATGAAACCCATGTTGTTTGTTTCTGGTGTTTTTTACACCTTAGATATGATCCCGCAGCAATATCATGTTTATCTGATTTGGAACCCGATTTTACATGCGATTGAATTGTTTCGAGATGCCTTTATTGATGGTTTTGAATCTAGCTATGTGAGTTATCCGTTTGTGTTTATGTGTGCTATGACCAGTTTGTTTATTGCTTTACGCTTATATCGCAGTCATTGGACAAGAATGGTGGCATCGTGA
- a CDS encoding sugar transporter has product MAVLFAYLFFIASDQYESTATVVVKQSEDAVSASAIPLLGIDGGQSKDAYLIQAYILSKDMLQHLDKTVDLRQHYVEFDADWLSRLNTQATMEDYFAYYQDKVEVRFDEVSGLIEISVKTFEPQFSHQVINAIVSQAEVFINQLGQQVAQDEVSFVEKELKRAHNNLSELTQQLTDFQSSQQIFSTEQQSAAVLASLAELNSNLISKKTELQHLLAYMHASAPEVVTLKSQINAIESQIAEQKTHLVSRSDSALNQLDIQYRNLTMQIEFASDVYKAALLGLEQTRVEAHRKLKHLSVVTHPTIADEALYPRRVYWFVTISILMAMLYSIVVMILATVKEHKED; this is encoded by the coding sequence ATGGCGGTGTTGTTTGCTTATTTGTTTTTTATTGCCTCAGATCAATATGAATCCACAGCCACTGTAGTTGTTAAACAATCAGAAGATGCTGTCAGTGCGTCGGCCATTCCTTTATTAGGGATTGATGGCGGACAGTCAAAAGATGCCTACTTAATTCAAGCCTATATTTTATCTAAAGACATGCTTCAGCATTTAGATAAAACCGTGGATTTACGCCAACATTATGTCGAGTTTGATGCTGATTGGCTGAGCCGGTTAAATACTCAAGCCACCATGGAAGACTACTTTGCCTATTATCAGGACAAGGTTGAAGTAAGATTTGATGAAGTATCGGGCTTGATTGAGATTTCGGTTAAAACCTTTGAACCGCAATTTTCCCATCAAGTGATTAATGCCATTGTTAGCCAAGCCGAAGTGTTTATTAATCAATTAGGTCAGCAGGTTGCCCAAGACGAAGTGAGTTTTGTTGAAAAAGAGCTCAAGCGTGCGCATAACAACTTATCTGAACTGACCCAACAGCTGACAGATTTTCAATCTAGCCAGCAAATATTCAGTACCGAGCAACAAAGTGCAGCGGTACTGGCAAGCTTGGCCGAGCTTAACTCTAACTTGATCAGTAAAAAAACCGAGTTACAGCACTTGTTAGCTTATATGCATGCCTCGGCCCCAGAAGTGGTGACGCTAAAAAGCCAAATTAATGCTATAGAATCGCAAATAGCTGAACAAAAAACACACTTGGTTAGCCGTTCAGATTCGGCGTTAAATCAACTTGATATTCAATACCGCAATTTAACAATGCAGATCGAGTTTGCTTCTGATGTATATAAAGCCGCTTTGTTAGGGTTAGAACAAACTCGAGTTGAAGCGCATCGCAAGTTAAAACATTTATCTGTTGTGACACACCCAACCATAGCCGATGAAGCGCTTTATCCGCGACGTGTTTATTGGTTTGTTACGATTAGTATTTTAATGGCCATGTTGTACTCCATTGTTGTCATGATATTGGCCACAGTTAAAGAACATAAAGAAGACTAA